A genomic segment from Saimiri boliviensis isolate mSaiBol1 chromosome 14, mSaiBol1.pri, whole genome shotgun sequence encodes:
- the LOC101053619 gene encoding LOW QUALITY PROTEIN: uncharacterized protein LOC101053619 (The sequence of the model RefSeq protein was modified relative to this genomic sequence to represent the inferred CDS: substituted 1 base at 1 genomic stop codon), which produces MTEQVTFEDVVVDFTKEEWGQLAPAQKTLYCDVMLDTFRLLVAVGHWLPKPNIISLLEQEAELXAVDPGVPQGVYQDLESRPKVKPSVLKQGISEEISNSVILVERFLWAGLWYCRGENTEGHWEWSCESLESLAVPAAFTPVKTPVQEQWQRNGFGENLSLNCDLPHQSMTPERQGPHTWGTRGKRKPDLNVLQKTYVKEKPYKCQECGKAFSHSSALIEHHRTHTGERPYECPECGKGFRNSSALTKHQRIHTGEKPYKCTQCGRTFNQIAPLIQHQRTHTGEKPYECSECGKAFSFRSSFSQHERTHTGEKPYECSECGKAFRQSIHLTQHVRIHTGEKPYQCSECGKAFSHSSSLTKHQRIHTGEKPYECHECGKAFTQITPLIQHQRTHTGEKPYECSECGKAFSQSTLLTEHRRIHTGEKPYGCNECGKTFSHSSSLSQHERTHTGEKPYECSQCGKAFRQSTHLTQHLRIHTGEKPYECNDCGKAFSHSSSLTKHQRIHTGEKPYKCNECGKAFSQLAPLIQHQRIHTGEKPYECNQCGRAFSQSSLLIEHQRIHTKEKPYGCNECGKSFSHSSSLSQHERTHTGEKPYECHDCGKSFRQSTHLTQHRRIHTGEKPYACRDCGKAFTHSSSLTKHQRTHTE; this is translated from the exons atgaca GAGCAAGTGACCTTTGAGGACGTGGTGGTGGACTTCACCAAGGAAGAGTGGGGGCAGCTGGCGCCTGCCCAGAAGACCTTGTATTGTGATGTAATGCTGGACACCTTCAGGCTTCTGGTCGCTGTGG GACATTGGTTACCAAAGCCGAACATCATCTCCCTGCTGGAGCAAGAGGCAGAGCTGTGAGCAGTGGACCCTGGAGTTCCCCAAGGTGTGTACCAAG ACCTGGAATCTAGACCCAAAGTCAAACCATCAGTTCTAAAGCAAGGCATCTCTGAAGAAATATCCAACAGTGTCATCTTGGTAGAAAGATTCCTGTGGGCTGGTCTGTGGTACTGCAGGGGTGAGAACACTGAGGGCCACTGGGAATGGAGTTGTGAGAGCCTAGAGAGCCTGGCAGTGCCAGCAGCCTTCACGCCTGTGAAGACTCCTGTTCAGGAGCAGTGGCAGAGGAATGGGTTTGGAGAAAACTTAAGTTTGAACTGTGATCTCCCACATCAATCAATGACTCCTGAAAGACAAGGCCCCCACACATGGGGAACACGTGGAAAAAGGAAGCCAGACCTAAATGTTCTACAGAAAACCTATGTAAAAGAGAAACCGTATAAATGTCAGGAATGTGGAAAGGCCTTTAGTCACAGCTCAGCCCTTATTGAACACCATCGGACACACACAGGAGAGAGACCTTATGAATGTCCTGAATGCGGAAAAGGCTTCCGAAACAGCTCGGCACTTACTAAACACCAGAGAATCCATACTGGGGAGAAACCCTATAAATGCACTCAGTGTGGGAGGACCTTCAACCAAATTGCCCCACTCATCCAGCACCAGAGAACTCACACAGGTGAGAAGCCCTATGAGTGCAGCgagtgtgggaaagccttcagttTTAGGTCCTCCTTCAGCCAACATGAGCGAACTCACACAGGAGAGAAGCCCTATGAGTGCAGCgagtgtgggaaagccttccGGCAAAGCATCCACCTCACACAGCATGTGCGAATCCACACTGGGGAGAAACCCTATCAGTGTAGTGAGTGTGGCAAGGCCTTCAGCCACAGCTCATCCTTGACAAAACACCAGCGAATCCACACCGGGGAGAAGCCCTACGAGTGCCATGAGTGTGGAAAAGCCTTtacccagatcacaccactgatcCAGCACCAGAGGACCCACACGGGAGAAAAGCCCTATGAATGCAGtgagtgtgggaaagccttcagccAGAGCACACTCCTGACCGAGCATCGGAGGATTCACACAGGAGAGAAGCCCTACGGATGCAATGAGTGTGGGAAAACTTTCAGCCACAGCTCCTCCCTCAGCCAGCATGAGCGGACTCACACAGGAGAGAAGCCCTATGAGTGCAGTCAGTGTGGGAAGGCCTTCCGGCAGAGCACGCACCTCACTCAACACTTGCGAATCCACACCGGAGAGAAGCCCTACGAATGCAACGACTGTGGCAAGGCATTCAGCCACAGCTCGTCCCTAACCAAACATCAGCGAATCCACACTGGGGAGAAGCCCTACAAATGCAATGAGTGTGGCAAAGCCTTCAGCCAGCTTGCTCCCCTCATTCAGCATCAGAGGatccacacaggagagaaaccctatgaatgtaaccAATGTGGCAGAGCCTTCAGCCAGAGTTCCCTGCTCATCGAACACCAGAGGATTCACACCAAGGAAAAGCCCTATGGCTGCAATGAGTGTGGGAAATCCTTCAGCCACAGCTCCTCACTCAGCCAGCATGAAAGGACTCACACTGGGGAAAAGCCCTATGAGTGTCACGATTGTGGGAAGTCCTTTAGGCAGAGCACCCATCTCACTCAGCACCGGAGGATCCACACAGGAGAGAAGCCGTATGCCTGCAGGGACTGTGGAAAGGCCTTTACACACAGCTCCTCCCTTACCAAGCACCAGAGAACTCACACTGAGTAA